The Branchiostoma floridae strain S238N-H82 chromosome 1, Bfl_VNyyK, whole genome shotgun sequence sequence NNNNNNNNNNNNNNNNNNNNNNNNNNNNNNNNNNNNNNNNNNNNNNNNNNNNNNNNNNNNNNNNNNNNNNNNNNNNNNNNNNNNNNNNNNNNNNNNNNNNNNNNNNNNNNNNNNNNNNNNNNNNNNNNNNNNNNNNNNNNNNNNNNNNNNNNNNNNNNNNNNNNNNNNNNNNNNNNNNNNNNNNNNNNNNNNNNNNNNNNNNNNNNNNNNNNNNNNNNNNNNNNNNNNNNNNNNNNNNNNNNNNNNNNNNNNNNNNNNNNNNNNNNNNNNNNNNNNNNNNNNNNNNNNNNNNNNNNNNNNNNNNNNNNNNNNNNNNNNNNNNNNNNNNNNNNNNNNNNNNNNNNNNNNNNNNNNNNNNNNNNNNNNNNNNNNNNNNNNNNNNNNNNNNNNNNNNNNNNNNNNNNNNNNNNNNNNNNNNNNNNNNNNNNNNNNNNNNNNNNNNNNNNNNNNNNNNNNNNNNNNNNNNNNNNNNNNNNNNNNNNNNNNNNNNNNNNNNNNNNNNNNNNNNNNNNNNNNNNNNNNNNNNNNNNNNNNNNNNNNNNNNNNNNNNNNNNNNNNNNNNNNNNNNNNNNNNNNNNNNNNNNNNNNNNNNNNNNNNNNNNNNNNNNNNNNNNNNNNNNNNNNNNNNNNNNNNNNNNNNNNNNNNNNNNNNNNNNNNNNNNNNNNNNNNNNNNNNNNNNNNNNNNNNNNNNNNNNNNNNNNNNNNNNNNNNNNNNNNNNNNNNNNNNNNNNNNNNNNNNNNNNNNNNNNNNNNNNNNNNNNNNNNNNNNNNNNNNNNNNNNNNNNNNNNNNNNNNNNNNNNNNNNNNNNNNNNNNNNNNNNNNNNNNNNNNNNNNNNNNNNNNNNNNNNNNNNNNNNNNNNNNNNNNNNNNNNNNNNNNNNNNNNNNNNNNNNNNNNNNNNNNNNNNNNNNNNNNNNNNNNNNNNNNNNNNNNNNNNNNNNNNNNNNNNNNNNNNNNNNNNNNNNNNNNNNNNNNNNNNNNNNNNNNNNNNNNNNNNNNNNNNNNNNNNNNNNNNNNNNNNNNNNNNNNNNNNNNNNNNNNNNNNNNNNNNNNNNNNNNNNNNNNNNNNNNNNNNNNNNNNNNNNNNNNNNNNNNNNNNNNNNNNNNNNNNNNNNNNNNNNNNNNNNNNNNNNNNNNNNNCCATCAACCCAGCCCTCTCTGGCTCGGATAGTGAGGCTTTGCCAGTATACGCAATGGCACTCAGCTCTACCGTGACTGGCATCTTGAGCATCGTGGGTACCGTAGGCAATGGTCTAGTGATCTTGGCCTTCTGCACTTACAAACAGGTaagttaatttttttaattgggGTGTcgtcttacctggatgtcaggCTTTCATCGCCGTACCTCTGGCATGATTTTTTCTGGCTGTTACAATGTCACCTTGTCCCTGTCAATAGACAGAGTCCTCATTTTTACGTAACTTGTTTTCTCCGCTTTCTTGTTTGTTACTATTTTCTCAATATACTGTACAAATGTGTTCAGTCATCTGTTTAGTCCTTTACGACTCTGCTCAACCATCTGAGCGTAATGATCTGAGAAGGATATTACTTCCACAGGTCCGGACTTCCGCACACACCTTCATCCTGAGTAACAGCATCGGTGACATCTTCATGACCGGTTTCCAGTACCCAACATCAATAGCCTCCAAATTCATCAGTGCCCCCGCTCTCGGACACGCCATGTGTCCCGTACTAGGCTCATTGTTCTTCCTAAGTATCTACGTATCGTTGCTATCTATGGTTTTGATTGCCTTCAATAGATGCATACACATCACCAAGTCACCAGACACGTACAGGAAACTGTTCAGTCCTATCAGGTCGTTCTTGTGGGTTTTATTGTCGTGGGTTGTGAGTGGGTTGTTGGTAGCTCCGGCCTTTCTAGGCTATGGTGAGTTCGGTTGGAATAAGTACCAAATCTGTTCCACAGTGACCGACAATCCGTACAGTCGCTACTACATATCCAACATATTTGGGATTTCCTATTGGCTTGTGTTCTGTGTAGTTGCCGGCATCTATCTGAAGATTTACTTCTTCGTGAAAAATTCTGTGGTGACGGTGGCCGCAGCGAATCGAAACCTTGTCAACCCCGAGCAGTACGTATCCAGAAGAGTCATCAAACAAACCAAACACATGTTCATCATCTTCAGTGCGTTCACAGTCTGCACGGCCCCGAGTGTCCTGTTATACAGTATCAATGTGCACGAAGGCTTCATGTCTCACAAAGCAATGGTAGTGTTGTTCAACCTGTATTGCCTGAACCATGTTCTGAATCCTTTTCTGTACGCCTGGAAGCTGCCTGTGTTCAGGCGTGCTTTTCGGGCTCTCATTCGCTGCAAGCGGCAGCTGCCCTTCCAGCCTGGAGCTTC is a genomic window containing:
- the LOC118411490 gene encoding melatonin receptor type 1B-A-like, with product MNRFIICLLPSLLFWWTPIVTILPVLEARPVTVGPIHQTHEESTTAVSPDDSYWTESGLDSTTAFYKVLFEEKPDGVIDNVTMALSGSDSEALPVYAMALSSTVTGILSIVGTVGNGLVILAFCTYKQVRTSAHTFILSNSIGDIFMTGFQYPTSIASKFISAPALGHAMCPVLGSLFFLSIYVSLLSMVLIAFNRCIHITKSPDTYRKLFSPIRSFLWVLLSWVVSGLLVAPAFLGYGEFGWNKYQICSTVTDNPYSRYYISNIFGISYWLVFCVVAGIYLKIYFFVKNSVVTVAAANRNLVNPEQYVSRRVIKQTKHMFIIFSAFTVCTAPSVLLYSINVHEGFMSHKAMVVLFNLYCLNHVLNPFLYAWKLPVFRRAFRALIRCKRQLPFQPGASNN